One window of Nymphaea colorata isolate Beijing-Zhang1983 chromosome 11, ASM883128v2, whole genome shotgun sequence genomic DNA carries:
- the LOC116264874 gene encoding general transcription and DNA repair factor IIH helicase subunit XPD, whose protein sequence is MKFQVEDLTVYFPYEHIYPEQYQYMLELKRAMDAKGHCLLEMPTGTGKTIALLALIVSYILSGRPSAPSKLIYCTRTVHEMEKVLSELRVLHRLFVESDRQQPFLAVGLSSRKNLCINEAVNTAGSRDSVDAGCRKLTASWVRALASENPNIPTCPFFEEYERNSDALLPAGVYTLQELRSVGRQKGWCPYFLARHMIQFANVVVYNYQYLLDPKVAGIISKEMQRECVVVFDEAHNIDNVCIEALSVNVRQQTLDGASRNISKMSQIVEKFKATDASRLRAEYNRLVEGLAQRGNLPVSDAWLSNPVLPDDILKEAVPGNIRKAEHFISVLRRLVQYLRGRLQVEYVETEGPVSFVASISSQAGIDQKMLKFCYDRLHSLLLTLEITDTDEFLHIQTVCDFATLVGTYTHGFSIIIEPYDERMPNIPDPVLQLCCLDASLAIKPVLQRFQSVIITSGTLSPIDLYPRLLNFNPVVSQSLTMSLTRDCICPMVLTRGSDQLPITTKFDMRSDPGIVRNYGRLLLEMVSSVPDGIVCFFVSYSYMDAIVNSWNEMGILQEVMQHKLVFIETQDVVETTLALDNYRRACDCGRGAVFFSIARGKVAEGIDFDRHYGRLVIMFGIPFQNTQSRILLARLDYLRETFQIKESDFLTFDALRQAAQCVGRVIRSKSDYGMMIFADKRYNRHDKRSKLPGWILSHLREAHIDLSTDMALRIAQQFLRKMAQPYEKSGEGGNKTLLSQEDLIKIAQNGSLFF, encoded by the exons ATGAAGTTTCAGGTTGAGGATCTGACGGTCTACTTCCCTTACGAGCATATATACCCGGAGCAATACCAGTACATGCTGGAGTTGAAGCGCGCCATGGACGCCAAGGGACACTGCCTCCTCGAGATGCCCACCGGCACCGGCAAGACCATCGCCCTTCTCGCCCTAATCGTCAGTTACATCCTGTCCGGCCGTCCTTCCGCACCCTCCAAGCTCATCTACTGCACTCGCACCGTCCACGAGATGGAGAAGGTGCTCTCCGAACTCCGCGTACTCCACCGTCTCTTCGTGGAGAGCGACCGCCAGCAGCCCTTCCTCGCCGTCGGCCTCAGTTCCCGCAAGAACCTCTGCATCAACGAGGCCGTCAACACCGCCGGCTCCCGAGACAGCGTCGACGCTGGCTGCCGGAAGCTGACGGCGTCTTGGGTCCGCGCCCTAGCCTCCGAGAACCCCAATATCCCCACCTGCCCGTTCTTCGAGGAGTACGAGAGGAACTCCGACGCCCTCCTCCCGGCCGGTGTGTACACGCTACAGGAGCTCCGGAGCGTCGGAAGGCAGAAAGGGTGGTGCCCATACTTCCTCGCTCGCCACATGATCCAATTCGCTAATGTGGTCGTGTACAATTATCAGTATCTTCTGGACCCGAAGGTGGCGGGAATTATCTCGAAGGAAATGCAGAGAGAGTGCGTTGTTGTCTTCGATGAGGCCCACAACATCGATAATGTCTGCATTGAGGCGCTCAGCGTTAACGTGAGGCAGCAAACTCTAGACGGCGCTAGCAGGAATATCAGCAAGATGTCGCAGATCGTCGAGAA GTTCAAGGCTACAGATGCCAGCAGGTTGCGTGCTGAATACAACAGACTCGTTGAGGGCTTAGCACAGAGAGGCAACCTGCCTG TATCGGATGCATGGCTTTCGAATCCAGTACTTCCTGACGATATTTTGAAGGAGGCGGTACCTGGCAATATTCGCAAAGCTGAACATTTTATATCTGTTTTGAGAAGACTGGTTCAGTATCTGAGAGGAAGATTACAAGTTGAATATGTTGAGACTGAAGGGCCTGTTTCATTCGTTGCTTCAATTAGTAGTCAGGCTGGGATTGATCAGAAAATGCTCAAGTTTTGCTATGATCGCCTTCACTCTCTGTTGTTGACACTTGAAATAACTGATACTGATGAGTTCCTACATATTCAGACTGTTTGCGACTTTGCAACACTGGTGGGGACATATACTCATGGTTTCTCGATTATAATTGAACCATATGATGAGCGGATGCCAAACATACCAGATCCTGTTTTGCAG CTCTGCTGCCTTGATGCATCACTTGCCATAAAGCCTGTATTGCAGCGGTTCCAGTCTGTTATAATCACATCTGGAACTTTAAGCCCAATTGACTTGTATCCGCGCCTTCTAAATTTTAACCCAGTTGTCAGTCAAAGTCTTACAATGTCCTTGACACGAGATTGCATATGCCCAATGGTGCTTACACGTGGCAG TGATCAGCTTCCAATCACCACAAAATTTGATATGCGCTCCGATCCTGGTATCGTAAGAAATTATGGACGACTCCTGTTGGAGATGGTTTCTTCTGTTCCAGATGGCATTGTTTGTTTCTTCGTGAGTTACTCATACATGGATGCAATTGTCAATAGTTGGAATGAGATGGGCATTTTGCAG GAGGTTATGCAGCacaaacttgtttttattgaaaccCAGGATGTGGTGGAAACTACACTAGCGCTGGATAACTATCGTCGGGCATGTGACTGTGGAAGGGGAGCAGTTTTCTTCTCTATTGCAAG gGGAAAAGTAGCTGAAGGTATCGATTTCGATAGGCACTATGGGAGGCTTGTAATCATGTTTGGGATTCCATTTCAGAATACACAAAGCAG GATTCTGCTTGCTCGGTTGGATTATCTGAGGGAGACATTTCAGATAAAAGAAAGCGATTTCTTGACTTTTGATGCATTG AGGCAGGCAGCACAATGTGTTGGTCGCGTTATCCGTTCAAAGTCAGATTACGGAATGATGATTTTTGCAGACAAGAG ATATAATCGTCATGATAAGCGATCTAAACTACCTGGATGGATCTTGTCTCATTTGCGTGAGGCACATATTGATTTGAGTACTGACATGGCTTTACGCATAGCTCAACAG TTTTTGCGGAAGATGGCCCAGCCTTATGAGAAATCCGGAGAAGGTGGCAATAAGACTCTTCTTTCACAAGAAGATTTAATCAAAATAGCACAGAATGGCAGTTTGTTTTTCTGA
- the LOC116263881 gene encoding uncharacterized protein LOC116263881 — MVNLVTAQKPLVAGFLKLAGLKSQVVEIEEGTVMHFWLPKKRKSNKKAAKPAVVLVHGFAAEGTATWQFQASSLSKKFDVYIPDLIFFGEHSVSRRPERGPEFQAECLVKALKLLGVERCGMVGFSYGGMVASRIAASHPDLVGALVLSGSVPAMTDSLSDATLQRLGFTSSSELLLPNHIKGLKALLSVAVHRKLWFPDRLYRDYLEAMFTNRKEREELLEALVKGKKEADSIKFSQNVLLLWGEDDQIFKMELAKSITEKLGDKASFQGIKKAGHLVQLERPCKYNRKLKQFLIEHL, encoded by the exons ATGGTGAACCTGGTGACGGCGCAGAAGCCGTTGGTGGCGGGGTTCTTGAAGTTGGCAGGGTTGAAATCACAGGTGGTGGAGATCGAGGAGGGAACGGTGATGCACTTCTGGCTGCcgaagaaaaggaagagcaacAAGAAGGCGGCGAAGCCGGCGGTGGTTCTAGTACACGGGTTTGCAGCGGAGGGGACGGCGACGTGGCAGTTCCAGGCGAGTTCGCTGTCGAAGAAGTTCGACGTCTACATACCGGACCTCATCTTCTTTGGGGAGCACTCCGTCAGCCGCCGGCCGGAACGCGGGCCCGAGTTCCAGGCGGAGTGCCTCGTCAAGGCGCTGAAGCTGCTGGGCGTGGAGAGGTGCGGCATGGTGGGCTTCAGCTACGGCGGGATGGTGGCCTCCAGGATAGCCGCCTCCCACCCGGACCTCGTCGGAGCCCTCGTCCTCTCCGGCTCCGTTCCGGCCATGACCGACTCCTTGAGCGACGCCACGCTCCAGCGCCTGGGCTTCACCTCCTCGTCGGAGCTCCTCCTCCCCAACCACATCAAGGGCCTCAAGGCTCTGCTCTCCGTCGCCGTCCATAGGAAGCTCTGGTTTCCAGACCGCCTTTACCGTGATTATCTTGAG GCGATGTTTACCAAcaggaaagagagggaagagcTGCTGGAAGCGCTCGTGAAGGGAAAGAAGGAGGCTGACAGCATCAAGTTCTCACAG AATGTGCTGCTGCTTTGGGGTGAAGATGACCAGATTTTCAAGATGGAACTGGCCAAGTCCATCACCGA GAAACTTGGGGATAAGGCGTCGTTCCAAGGCATCAAGAAAGCAGGGCATCTGGTGCAGCTCGAACGGCCCTGCAAATACAACAGAAAGCTCAAGCAGTTCCTCATCGAGCACCTATGA
- the LOC116264582 gene encoding DNA-3-methyladenine glycosylase 1-like, which yields MGDLKQTTTDLVDECPTVEQGGCAADGGGGTVEASLSSSSSPAITFPQRKARKLLNSSGQKRENRKAKADAIIVPPLKTLSEEGAIALAIQHLKACDPLLGRLIDVHHPPIFHKQHTPFHSLSRSILYQQLAIKAASSIYSRFIALCGGENGVVPETVLRLSPLQLRQIGVSARKAGYLHDLAAKFSGGLLSDATILEMDDQSLVSMLTMVKGIGLWSVHMFMIFSLHRPDVLPVGDMGVRKGVQILYGLSQLPQPSQMDKFCDRWRPYRSVGSWYMWRLVEAKGTPMPLDQLPRLV from the exons ATGGGGGATCTGAAGCAGACGACCACCGACCTTGTAGACGAGTGCCCAACTGTCGAACAAGGCGGCTGCGCCGCTGATGGCGGTGGTGGTACGGTTGAGGCATCGCTTTCCTCATCCAGCTCTCCCGCCATCACCTTCCCGCAGCGCAAGGCACGGAAGCTCCTGAACTCATCTGggcagaagagagagaacagGAAGGCCAAGGCTGATGCGATCATCGTGCCCCCTTTGAAGACCCTCTCTGAAGAAGGAGCCATCGCGCTCGCAATCCAGCACCTCAAGGCCTGCGATCCCCTTCTGGGTCGGCTTATCGACGTCCACCATCCTCCCATCTTCCACAAGCAGCACACGCccttccactctctctctcgcagcATCCTCTATCAGCAGCTGGCCATCAAAGCCGCTTCTTCCATCTACTCCCGGTTCATTGCTCTCTGTGGT GGTGAGAATGGTGTCGTTCCTGAAACAGTGTTGAGGCTCAGCCCTCTCCAACTTCGGCAGATTGGGGTGTCGGCGAGAAAGGCCGGTTATCTTCATGATCTTGCGGCGAAGTTCTCTGGTGGTCTTCTCTCGGATGCGACAATATTGGAAATGGATGATCAATCTCTTGTGTCTATGTTAACCATGGTGAAGGGAATTGGCCTCTGGTCCGTTCATATGTTCATGATATTTTCTCTGCACCGCCCTGATGTATTGCCGGTGGGTGATATGGGCGTGCGCAAAGGCGTGCAGATTCTTTATGGGCTCAGCCAATTGCCCCAACCTTCTCAGATGGACAAGTTTTGTGATAGGTGGAGACCGTACAGGTCTGTTGGTTCTTGGTATATGTGGAGATTGGTAGAAGCTAAAGGAACACCCATGCCTTTGGATCAACTTCCAAGGCTTGTATAA
- the LOC116264868 gene encoding uncharacterized protein LOC116264868 → MGSLMAGWDSYVDPKAAVYQRNRSFTKGEIEAYWRSKKKTEEDHLRGISPSPPTTPENSPRKAAEITFQRSHTFPVTGKVRVQMDSERLVEDQKKNNCWWTSSGSAFLNEPPVIPADETMTGNCRQGIKARMSLHKMDSHMPDNRAC, encoded by the exons ATGGGGTCTCTTATGGCTGGCTGGGATTCTTATGTTGATCCTAAAGCAG CTGTATATCAGAGGAACAGGTCCTTCACCAAAGGGGAGATCGAGGCTTACTGGAGatcaaagaagaagacagaagaaGACCACCTTCGAGGCATTTCCCCCTCGCCACCGACGACACCG GAGAATTCACCAAGAAAGGCTGCAGAGATCACCTTTCAAAGATCCCATACTTTTCCTGTGACGGGAAAAGTCAGGGTACAGATGGACAGTGAAAGGCTCGTGGAGGACCAGAAGAAGAACAACTGTTG GTGGACCAGCAGCGGCTCCGCGTTTCTGAATGAGCCTCCGGTCATTCCTGCGGATGAAACCATGACGGGCAACTGTCGTCAGGGAATCAAGGCGCGGATGTCTCTGCATAAAATGGATAGCCATATGCCAGACAACAGAGCTTGTTAG
- the LOC116264824 gene encoding histone deacetylase 6, producing the protein MVAAEDDRSGASLPSAACPDARKRRVSYFYEPGIGDYYYGQGHPMKPHRIRMAHNLVVHYGLHRRMEINRPFMATADDILRFHDPDYVSFLSSATPETQHHEHSRYLKRFNVGEDCPVFDGLFSFCQASAGGSIGAAVKLNRGLADITINWAGGLHHAKKSEASGFCYVNDIVLGILELLKVHRRVLYVDIDIHHGDGVEEAFYTTDRVMTVSFHKFGDYFPGTGHIKDTGYGKGQYYAMNVPLNDGMDDESFKGLFRPIIQKVMEVYQPEAVVLQCGADSLSGDRLGCFNLSVKGHADCLRFLRSFNVPLMVLGGGGYTIRNVARCWCYETAVAVGVEPENRLPYNEYYEYFGPDYTLHIAPSNMENQNSPRDLERMRNVLLEHLSKIEHVPSVPFHHTAPETNPPEEEDEEMEEKTKARIWDGEYYASESEEEQHSKNHNSAAVEQSVGKPDERALATDDIAPANPVKNEEP; encoded by the exons atggtggcGGCGGAGGATGACCGGAGTGGGGCGTCGCTACCGAGCGCGGCGTGCCCGGACGCCAGGAAGCGGAGGGTGTCGTACTTCTACGAGCCGGGGATTGGGGACTACTACTACGGGCAGGGGCACCCGATGAAGCCCCATCGCATCCGCATGGCCCACAACCTGGTGGTGCACTACGGGCTGCACCGCCGCATGGAGATCAACCGCCCTTTCATGGCCACCGCCGATGACATTCTTCGCTTCCACGACCCCGACTATGTTTCCTTCCTTTCATCCGCCACCCCGGAGACGCAGCACCACGAGCACTCCCGCTATCTCAAGCGTTTCAATGTCGGTGAGGACTGTCCTGTCTTCGACGGCCTCTTCTCCTTCTGTCAGGCCTCGGCCGGCGGTTCCATCGGCGCCGCCGTGAAACTCAACCGTGGCCTTGCCGATATCACCATCAACTGGGCCGGCGGCCTCCACCATGCGAAGAAGAGCGAGGCATCCGGCTTCTGCTACGTCAACGATATCGTCCTCGGTATCCTTGAGCTGCTCAAGGTGCACAGG CGTGTATTGTATGTGGATATAGACATTCATCACGGAGATGGGGTTGAAGAAGCATTTTACACTACTGACAGAGTGATGACCGTATCTTTCCATAAATTTGGTGACTATTTTCCTGGGACAGGGCATATAAAGGACACAGGATATGGAAAAGGACAATACTATGCAATGAATGTCCCTTTGAATGATGGGATGGATGATGAGAGCTTTAAAGGTCTGTTTAGGCCTATCATTCAAAAAGTTATGGAGGTTTATCAACCAGAGGCAGTTGTTCTCCAATGTGGAGCTGATTCACTGTCTGGAGACAGGTTAGGATGCTTTAACTTGTCAGTGAAAGGACATGCCGATTGTCTTCGTTTTCTTAGATCTTTCAATGTCCCATTGATGGTTTTGGGAGGCGGTGGGTATACCATCCGCAACGTTGCCCGCTGTTGGTGCTATGAG ACTGCAGTTGCTGTAGGAGTAGAACCTGAAAATAGACTGCCATACAATGAATATTATGAATACTTTGGTCCAGACTATACTCTTCATATTGCACCTAGCAACATGGAAAACCAAAACTCACCAAGAGATCTGGAGAGAATGAG GAATGTGTTGCTGGAACATCTATCAAAAATTGAACATGTACCTAGTGTGCCATTCCATCATACAGCTCCTGAGACAAATCCTCCAGAGGAG gAGGATGAGGAGATGGAAGAAAAAACTAAAGCCCGTATATGGGATGGAGAATATTATGCATCAGAATCTGAAGAAGAGCAACACTCTAAAAACCATAATTCCGCTGCAGTTGAACAGTCTGTAGGAAAGCCTGATGAAAG AGCACTTGCAACAGATGATATAGCACCGGCAAATCCagtaaaaaatgaagaacctTAG